In Leishmania braziliensis MHOM/BR/75/M2904 contig, possible fusion of chromosomes 20 and 34, the following proteins share a genomic window:
- a CDS encoding putative calpain-like cysteine peptidase, whose amino-acid sequence MAAVAEHTHLLLRMFRHPFSQQRGAAEQCLGAYRVTLNVRGWWHSVVVDDYFPITEGGCYIKYAHSRRDVRELWVSLLEKAYAKVRGGYSNIVTGDPLMALRDFTGWPCSRYDIAHFNNIALASSSFASRLLRYDQHGFQVILHTAPLFDSDGTMLQTDIGISPAEAALPSIVEASGGGACAGASAARGLIAGMVYPVMRILRLSIDTLRAELTLFQVRNPWRDVAAWKGRWRCGSRLWKQWPYVAAACHMQECSHLDVNGDVTLSTDNLRDKSVAPSAPQAATTNACACRRNQYIWVEWSEVYRYFSGCGVVFRLPLHHEYRVKGVFEATCPSVCVRVSVVARTFIGAMLSIGETVGARSLATNTGDTSPYPPIMLTLAREQDGVLHLVCNSQLDPDNPSARFTFMQTHDASLFYPLTPENSPYWLIPRVLAPQVPNAAAATDGGASAPAPDPPRLPYVLGLFQEEQAGENGWRAEFYHLPPTSAAFRNSTSFSLGSNVRAVVAMFQAKAPHAAFPKTYVNTEVSEREATPVDEFVGAAQTPR is encoded by the coding sequence ATGGCGGCTGTCGCGGAGCACAcacatctcctcctccgcatgTTTCGGCACCCCTTCAGTCAGCAACGAGGCGCCGCAGAGCAGTGCCTTGGCGCGTATCGTGTGACGCTGAACGTGCGAGGGTGGTGGCACAGCGTCGTGGTCGACGACTACTTCCCCATCACGGAGGGCGGCTGTTACATCAAGTACGCGCACAGTCGCCGCGATGTGCGGGAGCTTTgggtgtcgctgctggagaaggcgtatGCTAAGGTTCGTGGCGGCTACTCTAACATCGTCACCGGCGACCCGCTTATGGCGCTGCGTGACTTTACCGGTTGGCCGTGCTCCCGCTACGACATCGCGCACTTCAACAATATCGCTTTAGCGTCGTCCAGCTTTGCGTCACGGCTCTTACGGTACGACCAGCACGGATTTCAGGTCATCTTGCACACGGCTCCCCTCTTCGATTCTGATGGCACGATGCTCCAGACCGACATCGGTATCTCGCCAGCGGAGGCCGCGTTGCCGTCAATCGTGGAGGCTTctggaggtggcgcatgCGCTGGTGCAAGCGCTGCCCGCGGGCTCATCGCTGGGATGGTGTATCCCGTCATGCGCATCTTGCGCCTCAGCATCGATACACTTCGTGCGGAGCTGACGCTGTTCCAGGTGCGCAATCCGTGGCGAGACGTGGCGGCGTGGAAAGGAAGGTGGCGATGCGGGAGTCGCCTCTGGAAGCAGTGGCCGTAtgttgctgcggcgtgtCACATGCAGGAGTGCTCGCATCTCGATGTCAATGGCGACGTGACGTTATCAACGGACAATCTCCGAGATAAATCAGTGGCACCATCGGCACCGCAGGCGGCCACCACTAATGCGTGCGCCTGTCGCCGCAACCAGTACATCTGGGTAGAGTGGTCAGAGGTTTACCGGTACTTTTCTGGATGTGGCGTCGTGTTCCGCCTTCCCCTTCACCACGAATATCGTGTAAAGGGTGTGTTCGAGGCTACGTGCCcatctgtgtgcgtgcgggtgtCGGTGGTCGCGCGCACTTTCATTGGCGCCATGCTGTCTATAGGCGAAACAGTCGGGGCCAGGTCCTTGGCGACGAACACAGGCGACACGAGCCCATACCCGCCCATCATGCTCACTCTGGCGCGAGAGCAGGATGGTGTGCTGCACCTCGTGTGCAACTCGCAGCTTGACCCTGACAATCCGTCAGCGCGCTTTACCTTTATGCAGACTCACGACGCGAGCCTCTTCTACCCACTGACGCCAGAGAACTCGCCATACTGGCTGATCCCTCGAGTCCTCGCGCCTCAGGTGCCcaatgctgctgccgctactgATGGCGGTGCGAGCGCACCGGCACCAGATCCCCCGCGACTTCCGTATGTGCTTGGTCTTTTCCAAGAGGAGCAGGCAGGAGAAAATGGATGGCGAGCCGAGTTCTACCACCTGCCCCCGACATCCGCAGCCTTCCGAAACAGCACGTCGTTTTCCCTGGGCAGCAACGTgcgggcggtggtggccatgTTCCAGGCCAAAGCACCTCACGCGGCCTTCCCGAAAACGTATGTGAACACGGAAGTGTCGGAGCGGGAGGCAACACCGGTGGATGAGTTTGTTGGTGCAGCACAGACGCCAAGGtga